The Suncus etruscus isolate mSunEtr1 chromosome 14, mSunEtr1.pri.cur, whole genome shotgun sequence genome contains a region encoding:
- the LOC126028591 gene encoding C5a anaphylatoxin chemotactic receptor 1-like, with protein sequence MNFSEVNYSSYDNRSSDGPVDDLNLLPSLQAQLVVAEVIYIVVFVVGVPGNALVLWVTVWEARRSVNAIWFLNLAVADLLSCLALPIHIMTILMHGNWVFGEVPCRILIVLIYFNLYASVLLLATISADRFLLVFRPIWCQKHRMARRAWLASGVAWMLALALSIPYSVFGALFEDLISKMPVCTVSFELVDPELAVAIIMTLFVLTFLVPLVTMSVCYTLLLLRAWRRPATRSTKTLKVVVAVVTSFFIFWLPYQVHRMVVAVVNHDTKMVDSSVRLGMALTSMNCCINPIIYVAASRGLHIRVFKFQPGQLYQLLTED encoded by the exons ATGAACTTCAGCGAAGTGAACTACAGTTCCTATGACAACAGAAGTTCTGATGGGCCAGTAGATGACCTGAACCTCCTGCCTAGTCTCCAGGCCCAGCTGGTGGTGGCCGAGGTCATCTACATAGTGGTCTTTGTGGTGGGCGTCCCGGGCAACGCGCTGGTACTGTGGGTGACAGTCTGGGAGGCCCGGCGGTCTGTTAACGCCATCTGGTTCCTCAACCTGGCTGTGGCCGACCTCCTCTCCTGCCTGGCGCTGCCCATCCACATCATGACCATCCTCATGCACGGCAACTGGGTTTTTGGTGAAGTGCCTTGTCGCATCTTGATCGTGCTCATCTACTTCAACCTGTATGCCAGCGTCCTGCTCCTCGCCACCATCAGCGCCGACCGCTTCCTCCTCGTCTTCCGACCCATCTGGTGCCAGAAGCACCGCATGGCCCGGAGGGCCTGGCTGGCCAGTGGCGTGGCCTGGATGCTGGCTCTGgcactcagcatcccatattccgTGTTTGGAGCATTATTCGAGGACTTAATTTCCAAGATGCCTGTTTGCACTGTGAGCTTTGAGCTGGTTGATCCAGAGCTTGCAGTTGCTATCATCATGACACTCTTTGTCCTGACGTTTCTGGTCCCCCTGGTCACAATGAGCGTCTGCTACACTTTGCTCCTGCTTCGGGCCTGGCGCCGGCCGGCCACACGCTCCACCAAGACCCTCAAG GTGGTGGTGGCTGTGGTGACCAGCTTCTTCATCTTCTGGCTGCCCTACCAGGTTCACCGCATGGTTGTTGCTGTGGTCAATCATGACACCAAAATGGTGGACTCCTCGGTCAGGCTAGGCATGGCCCTGACTTCCATGAACTGCTGCATCAACCCTATTATCTATGTGGCTGCCTCCCGGGGCCTCCACATCCGGGTCTTCAAGTTCCAGCCTGGCCAGCTGTATCAACTGCTGACTGAAGACTAG